One genomic window of Enoplosus armatus isolate fEnoArm2 chromosome 19, fEnoArm2.hap1, whole genome shotgun sequence includes the following:
- the aida gene encoding axin interactor, dorsalization-associated protein — protein sequence MSDVNKTIQKWHASFKKGTDFDSWGQLVEAIDEYQILARQLQKEVQSSNSSDFTEEQKKTLGKIATCLEMRSGSLQCTQSKEDFKLEELKKLETIIQNILTYNKEFPFDVQPVPLRKILAPGEEENLELEEEEDAAAGAGSTEAFPPRAPGTLLPRLPSEPGMTLLTLKIEKIGLKDAGQCIDPYMTISVKDLNGVDLNPVQDTPVATRKEDTYIHFSVDIEIQRHVEKLPKGAAIFFEFKHYKPKKRFTSTKCFAFMEMDEIKPGPIVIELYKKPTDFKRKKLQLLTKKQLYLHLHQTLHKDS from the exons ATGTCTGATGTCAACAAGACTATTCAGAAATGGCACGCCAGTTTTAAGAAAGGCACAGACTTTGACTCGTGGGGACAATTAGTGGAGGCTATAGATGAGTACCAAAT TCTGGCGAGACAACTGCAAAAAGAGGTCCAGTCATCGAATTCATCAGACTTCACAGAAGAGCAGAAG aaaacTTTAGGAAAGATTGCAACATGCCTGGAGATGAGAAGTGGCAGTTTGCAG TGCACACAGTCAAAGGAGGACTTCAAGTTAGAAGAACTGAAGAAACTGGAAACCA TAATTCAAAATATTCTGACCTACAACAAAGAATTCCCCTTTGATGTCCAGCCTGTGCCCTTAAG GAAAATCCTCGCTCCAGGTGAAGAGGAGAacctggagctggaggaggaggaggatgctgcagcaggagcGGGTTCTACAGAAGCTTTTCCCCCGCGAGCCCCTG GTACCTTGTTGCCACGGTTACCCTCAGAGCCTGGGATGACGCTACTTACATTAAAGATTGAAAAAATTGGGTTGAAGGATGCCGGGCAGTGCATCGATCCCTACATGACCATAAGTGTCAAAG ATTTGAACGGTGTAGATTTGAACCCGGTGCAGGACACCCCCGTGGCCACCAGGAAGGAAGATACCTACATTCACTTCAGTGTGGACATAGAGATCCAGAGACATGTGGAGAAATTACCAAAAG GAGCAGCTATCTTCTTTGAATTCAAGCACTACAAACCTAAAAAGAGGTTTACCAGCACTAAATGTTTTGCCTTCATGGAAATGGACGAGATCAAACCCGGCCCCATTGTAATCGAACT GTACAAGAAGCCCACAGACTTCAAGAGGAAGAAACTGCAGCTTCTAACAAAGAAACAACTCTATCTCCATCTTCATCAGACATTACACAAGGACAGCTAA
- the tmem151ba gene encoding transmembrane protein 151B — protein MSPASAATASESSTTTVPEEEPDSPREEQRPQKQSLTKSLCQETHWKCLLLSLLMYGCVGVIAWCQVTKVTRLSFDSAYKGKSMMYHDSPCSNGYIYIPSAFLVMLYVVYLVECWHCYTRNELQYKVDVDSVAERIQRMQQATPCIWWKAISYHYVRRTRQVTRYRNGDAYTTTQVYHERVNTHVAEVEFDYGNCGVKDISKHLLGLESFPITRLRFTKCFSFANVESENSYLTQRARFFTENEGLDDYMEAREGMHLKNVDFKEYMIAFSDPNHLPWYASNSTFWAAAAFTLSWPLRVMTEYRTACAHYHVEKLFGFDYVPVTPSEERPYCRHIPRVNTIDSTELEWHIRSNQQLVPSYSEAVLMDLAQLSGSCNSYSRCGGYGSYRQNCERCHRAISSSSIFSRSALSICNTGSPRIPFSASRFSLGRLYGSRRSCLFRSSGSLNQQSCPSESTRCLSGQQTSEENPPAYQDALYFPVLIVHRNEGCLNHDHRSLHRNGSCVETSL, from the exons ATGTCCCCAGCATCGGCTGCGACGGCCAGTGAAAGCAGCACCACCACCGTCCCCGAAGAGGAGCCGGACAGCCCCCGAGAGGAG CAGCGGCCCCAGAAACAGTCCCTGACTAAGTCTTTGTGTCAGGAAACTCACTGGAAATGCCTGCTGCTGTCCCTGCTGATGTACGGCTGCGTCGGGGTGATCGCCTGGTGTCAGGTGACCAAGGTTACGCGCCTCTCCTTCGACAGCGCCTACAAGGGAAAGTCTATGATGTACCACGACAGCCCCTGCTCCAACGGCTACATCTACATCCCTTCGGCCTTCCTGGTCATGCTCTACGTGGTCTACCTGGTCGAGTGTTGGCACTGCTACACCAGGAACGAGCTGCAGTACAAGGTGGACGTGGACAGTGTGGCGGAGCGCATCCAGCGAATGCAGCAGGCTACACCCTGCATCTGGTGGAAGGCCATTAGCTACCATTATGTCAGGAGGACGCGGCAGGTGACGCGCTACCGCAACGGAGATGCCTACACCACCACACAGGTCTACCACGAGCGAGTCAACACCCATGTGGCTGAGGTGGAGTTTGACTATGGGAACTGTGGGGTGAAGGACATCTCAAAGCATCTGCTGGGCCTGGAGAGCTTCCCCATCACCAGGCTGAGGTTCACTAAGTGCTTTAGCTTTGCCAATGTGGAGTCAGAGAACTCCTACCTGACCCAGCGGGCCAGGTTCTTCACAGAGAATGAGGGCCTGGATGACTACATGGAGGCCCGTGAGGGGATGCACCTGAAGAATGTAGACTTTAAGGAGTATATGATTGCCTTTTCTGACCCTAATCACCTTCCCTGGTACGCATCCAACTCCACTTTCTGGGCGGCAGCTGCTTTCACCCTCTCCTGGCCTCTGCGGGTGATGACAGAGTACCGCACTGCCTGCGCTCACTACCACGTAGAGAAGCTGTTTGGCTTTGACTATGTACCAGTAACACCGTCTGAGGAGCGGCCGTATTGCCGACACATCCCACGAGTCAACACAATCGACAGCACAGAGCTGGAGTGGCACATCCGCTCCAACCAGCAGCTGGTGCCCAGCTACTCAGAGGCAGTTCTCATGGACCTGGCCCAGCTCTCAGGGAGCTGCAACAGCTACTCCAGATGTGGAGGCTACGGTAGCTACAGGCAGAACTGTGAACGCTGCCACCGTGCcatcagcagctcctccatcttctctcgCAGCGCCCTCAGCATCTGCAACACAGGGAGCCCCCGCATCCCCTTCAGCGCCAGCCGCTTCTCGCTGGGTCGGTTGTACGGCTCCAGGCGGAGCTGCCTGTTCAGGAGCAGCGGGAGCCTGAATCAGCAGTCTTGCCCCTCAGAGAGCACGCGCTGTCTGTCAGGCCAGCAGACCAGTGAGGAGAACCCTCCAGCCTACCAGGACGCTCTGTACTTCCCAGTGCTCATTGTACATCGCAACGAAGGCTGCCTCAACCACGACCACCGCTCCCTGCATAGAAACGGCTCCTGTGTGGAGACTTCTCTATGA
- the tcte1 gene encoding dynein regulatory complex subunit 5, translating to MSRSPYPPGANLNPAEDYRKMRSIIAEDPDWSLTIVPCLSNLCLQSIVRNFEEKPIFEVLTPIQKDFVQERLSTSLHLHVTANLISDGVYWKRCCEQRWDLCDVSLYGQSWKRIFFERHMENIIELFIPDVTEPKTVLAMVPHCKNYVKRLDISQLLPPIKEPQKEEEEYSSETASDNECDRPSMDHFDFNILLDKLTNLEELHLVYRVKQCGMNFEWKMFEMTDRDCESLAKALQSCKTLKLLRLHQSHIEDRKCRVLVKYLLDHPSLRELDFSHNLIGDRGARAIGKLLTRSKLVTLNMYNNNIRGPGAKAIAHALSNNSTLLSLNLRLNRVRDEGGQAIGKALLNNNTLLHLNLGGNEVTEPTAIALSKVLFQNNTLKSINLSCNNLGVVGGEALEEAMAHNTSVTECDIRLTEVKEQSIAIINQVVWTNHSLEQKRHALESKTK from the exons ATGTCCAGGTCTCCTTATCCTCCAGGAGCCAACCTCAACCCTGCTGAGGACTATAGAAAGATGAGGAGTATCATTGCTGAAGATCCAGACTGGTCCCTGACTATAGTGCCTTGTTTATCAAACCTCTGTCTGCAAAGCATCGTGAGAAACTTTGAGG AAAAGCCCATATTTGAAGTCCTTACACCCATCCAGAAAGACTTTGTGCAGGAGAGACTGTCCACGTCCCTGCACCTGCATGTGACAGCCAACTTGATCAGCGATGGCGTCTATTGGAAGCGGTGCTGCGAGCAGCGGTGGGACCTTTGTGACGTCTCTCTCTATGGCCAAAGCTGGAAGCGGATCTTCTTTGAGAGGCACATGGAGAACATTATTGAGCTTTTTATCCCAGATGTAACAGAGCCGAAGACAGTTCTAGCGATGGTACCTCATTGTAAGAACTATGTCAAGAGGCTGGACATCTCCCAACTCCTGCCGCCTATCAAGGAGCCccagaaggaggaagaggaatatAGCTCAGAGACGGCAAGTGACAATGAGTGCGACAGACCATCCATGGACCACTTTGACTTTAACATCTTACTCGACAAGCTCACAAACCTGGAAGAGCTCCATTTGGTGTACAGAGTCAAACAATGTGGAATGAACTTTGAATGGAAGATGTTTGAGATGACTGACAGAGATTGTGAGTCCCTCGCCAAGGCCCTCCAATCCTGTAAGACTTTGAAG CTTCTAAGGCTCCATCAAAGCCACATTGAGGATAGAAAGTGCCGGGTGCTCGTGAAATACCTTTTGGACCACCCGTCCCTGAGGGAGCTTGACTTTTCTCACAACCTGATCGGGGACAGAGGAGCCAGAGCCATCGGCAAACTGCTCACCAGGAGTAAACTGGTGACCCTGAACATGTATAACAACAATATTAGAGGCCCGGGAGCCAAAGCTATAGCTCATGCCTTGTCCAACAACTCCACCCTTTTGTCCCTCAACCTGCGTCTCAATCGTGTGAGAGATGAAGGGGGTCAGGCTATCGGCAAGGCCCTGCTGAACAACAACACCCTACTTCACCTGAACCTGGGAGGCAATGAGGTGACGGAGCCTACTGCCATTGCACTGTCTAAAGTGCTGTTTCAGAATAACACCCTGAAGAGCATCAATCTCTCCTGCAACAACCTGGGTGTG gttggaGGTGAAGCTCTGGAGGAGGCGATGGCTCACAACACCAGCGTAACAGAATGTGATATCCGTCTGACGGAGGTTAAGGAGCAGAGCATTGCCATCATTAACCAGGTGGTTTGGACCAATCACAGTTTAGAACAAAAGAGACACGCTCTAGAGAGTAAAACCAAGTAG
- the rnf8 gene encoding E3 ubiquitin-protein ligase rnf8 isoform X4 — translation METVTTDSSAAEEDESSDSEVLCLMRVGRNSDWLRLTENTEITIGRGVDVTYQLLSPSCPLMISRLHCTFKQREGGQWTVLDRKSLNGVWVNGNRIPAEEAHQLRLGDSIQLGVPVIGTKVEFDYILVQRPLKDIKLYLAKGHREGAKAAHVPKKPKRKLAVEEVEPSTSKPKLYRCSSADKSFAKPCPLSPVKRQPRLSHTQPEDTGPSRLVQEVDLPSDGSSTPCDLDNLQMYSQNILMLREQVDDTQRQVASLGGEPRKTDPLREEQVRELQGQLETLRAKMHRMETLEKSFSETKRQLEAQKTQQQEELLKKQLDEALQEQKKVIGELALSRQGFEEILLAKNKELEVTKEEKEKARAQKEEVVTQVTEVLENELQCIICSELFIEAVILNCAHSFCCHCIKQWRKKKDECPICRQAIQSQTRCLALDNCINSMVENLSLDMKARRQTLITERKGES, via the exons ATGGAAACTGTAACGACAGATTCTTCTGCGGCTGAGGAGGATGAAAGCTCAGACTCAGAGGTTTTATGTTTGATGAGAGTCGGAAGAAATTCAGACTGGCTTCGCCTGACCGAAAACACAGAG ATCACCATTGGACGTGGTGTGGATGTCACCTACCAGCTGTTGTCTCCAAGTTGTCCTCTGATGATCTCCAGACTGCACTGTACTTTCAAGCAAAGGGAAGGTGGCCAGTGGACAGTGTTAGACAGGAAG agtCTCAACGGTGTGTGGGTGAATGGAAACCGCATACCTGCTGAAGAAGCCCATCAGCTGAGGCTCGGAGACTCCATACAGCTTGGGGTTCCTGTAATTGGAACCAAAGTGGAGTTTGACTACATCCTCGTCCAGCGGCCCCTCAAAGACATTAAACTCTACCTGGCAAAGGGACATAGAGAGGGTGCTAAAGCAGCCCATGTTCCCAAGAAGCCCAAGAGGAAGTTGGCCGTGGAAGAAGTTGAGCCGTCTACCTCAAAGCCCAAGCTCTACCGCTGCTCTTCTGCAGACAAGTCATTTGCAAAGCCCTGCCCTCTGTCACCAGTGAAACGCCAGCCGAGGCTCAGTCACACCCAGCCAGAGGACACTGGACCCAGCAGACTGGTCCAGGAAGTAGACCTGCCCTCAGATGGCTCCAGTACTCCATGTGACCTGGACAACTTGCAAAT GTACAGCCAGAACATCCTGATGCTGAGGGAGCAGGTGGACGACACCCAGAGGCAGGTAGCCTCGCTGGGGGGAGAGCCCCGGAAGACTGACCCgctcagagaggagcaggtcAGGGAGCTGCAGGGTCAGCTGGAGACGCTCAGAGCCAAGATGCACCGGATGGAGACGTTAGAGAAGTCCTTCAGTGAAACTAAGAGGCAGCTAGAg gcacagaaaacacagcagcaagagGAGCTTTTGAAAAAACAGTTAGACGAAGCCTTGCAAGAG CAAAAGAAAGTAATAGGTGAACTTGCCCTCTCTCGGCAAGGCTTTGAAGAGATTCTCTTGgccaaaaacaaagagctggAAGTGACAAAG gaggagaaagaaaaggcgaGAGCCCAAAAGGAGGAAGTAGTAACTCAAGTGACTGAAGTTCTGGAGAACGAGCTTCAGTGCATCATCTGCTCCGAGCTCTTCATTGAG GCAGTCATCCTGAACTGTGCTCACAGCTTCTGCTGTCACTGCATCAAGCAGTGGCGCAAAAAGAAAGACGAGTGTCCCATCTGCCGACAGGCCATCCAGTCCCAGACCCGCTGTCTGGCCCTGGACAACTGCATCAACAGCATGGTGGAAAACTTGAGCCTGGACATGAAGGCGAGGCGGCAGACACTCATCACGGAGAGGAAAGGTGAGAG CTGA
- the nfkbie gene encoding NF-kappa-B inhibitor epsilon codes for MASDDCRKDEDNCIDSGIDSYRSVLKSEEPREPSTDFSGPRDKFSTGEERFDSAYGSSSITVESLTDIVGDCSLSSAKEEQAQISELSEQEENLLTTITEDGDTILHLAIIHEDEFIAQQLIQLFPKEILDIQNNLYQSPLHLATYLNLTDVVKGLVEKGASLELQDQDGNTALHVACQHGQTECATEMTREVSPSKLAPVFETQNWRGLACLHLAALNRQHQIMKLLVKKGADLNIQEGTSGKTALHLAVELHDITSVKLLLGRGANMDAAMFNGCTPLHLAVGRQDAAIANLLCQSGADTMLRNMEDETALDLADGNDDILALFPFDDIQISGRSVVGVKF; via the exons ATGGCGAGCGACGACTGTAGGAAAGATGAGGATAACTGCATAGACTCGGGCATTGACTCGTACCGCTCCGTACTCAAGTCCGAGGAGCCCCGGGAGCCGAGCACCGACTTCAGCGGGCCGAGGGACAAGTTTTCCACCGGGGAGGAGCGCTTCGACTCAGCCTACGGCTCCTCATCCATCACGGTGGAGAGTCTGACAGATATAGTGGGGGACTGCTCGCTCTCCAGCGCCAAGGAGGAGCAAGCTCAGATCTCTGAACTCTCTGAACAGGAGGAGAACTTGCTTACAACTATTACTGAAGATGGAGACac AATCCTGCACTTAGCAATCATCCATGAAGATGAATTCATCGCCCAGCAGTTGATACAGCTATTCCCAAAAGAAATTTTGGACATCCAAAACAATTTATACCAG AGCCCTTTGCACCTGGCCACCTACCTGAACCTGACAGATGTGGTGAAGGGCCTGGTGGAGAAAGGGGCCAGCCTGGAGCTGCAGGACCAGGACGGGAACACAGCGCTCCATGTGGCCTGCCAACACGGGCAGACGGAGTGCGCCACCGAGATGACCAGAGAGGTTTCCCCTAGCAAGCTGGCGCCGGTCTTTGAGACCCAGAActggagag GTCTTGCCTGTCTTCACTTGGCTGCACTGAACAGGCAACATCAGATTATGAAGCTCCTGGTGAAAAAGGGAGCAGACCTGAATATCCAG GAAGGAACCAGTGGAAAAACAGCTCTTCATCTCGCCGTTGAGCTGCATGACATCACATCAGTGAAGCTGCTTCTCGGCAGGGGAGCCAATATGGATGCCGCCATGTTTAATGGCTGCACGCCCCTGCATCTCGCAGTGGGGAGACAGGACGCCGCCATCGCCAACCTCCTCTGCCAGTCTGGCGCTGACACAATGCTGCGAAACATGGAGGACGAAACAGCGCTGGATCTGGCTGACGGCAACGATGAT
- the rnf8 gene encoding E3 ubiquitin-protein ligase rnf8 isoform X3 — METVTTDSSAAEEDESSDSEVLCLMRVGRNSDWLRLTENTEITIGRGVDVTYQLLSPSCPLMISRLHCTFKQREGGQWTVLDRKSLNGVWVNGNRIPAEEAHQLRLGDSIQLGVPVIGTKVEFDYILVQRPLKDIKLYLAKGHREGAKAAHVPKKPKRKLAVEEVEPSTSKPKLYRCSSADKSFAKPCPLSPVKRQPRLSHTQPEDTGPSRLVQEVDLPSDGSSTPCDLDNLQMYSQNILMLREQVDDTQRQVASLGGEPRKTDPLREEQVRELQGQLETLRAKMHRMETLEKSFSETKRQLEAQKTQQQEELLKKQLDEALQEQKKVIGELALSRQGFEEILLAKNKELEVTKEEKEKARAQKEEVVTQVTEVLENELQCIICSELFIEAVILNCAHSFCCHCIKQWRKKKDECPICRQAIQSQTRCLALDNCINSMVENLSLDMKARRQTLITERKGESS, encoded by the exons ATGGAAACTGTAACGACAGATTCTTCTGCGGCTGAGGAGGATGAAAGCTCAGACTCAGAGGTTTTATGTTTGATGAGAGTCGGAAGAAATTCAGACTGGCTTCGCCTGACCGAAAACACAGAG ATCACCATTGGACGTGGTGTGGATGTCACCTACCAGCTGTTGTCTCCAAGTTGTCCTCTGATGATCTCCAGACTGCACTGTACTTTCAAGCAAAGGGAAGGTGGCCAGTGGACAGTGTTAGACAGGAAG agtCTCAACGGTGTGTGGGTGAATGGAAACCGCATACCTGCTGAAGAAGCCCATCAGCTGAGGCTCGGAGACTCCATACAGCTTGGGGTTCCTGTAATTGGAACCAAAGTGGAGTTTGACTACATCCTCGTCCAGCGGCCCCTCAAAGACATTAAACTCTACCTGGCAAAGGGACATAGAGAGGGTGCTAAAGCAGCCCATGTTCCCAAGAAGCCCAAGAGGAAGTTGGCCGTGGAAGAAGTTGAGCCGTCTACCTCAAAGCCCAAGCTCTACCGCTGCTCTTCTGCAGACAAGTCATTTGCAAAGCCCTGCCCTCTGTCACCAGTGAAACGCCAGCCGAGGCTCAGTCACACCCAGCCAGAGGACACTGGACCCAGCAGACTGGTCCAGGAAGTAGACCTGCCCTCAGATGGCTCCAGTACTCCATGTGACCTGGACAACTTGCAAAT GTACAGCCAGAACATCCTGATGCTGAGGGAGCAGGTGGACGACACCCAGAGGCAGGTAGCCTCGCTGGGGGGAGAGCCCCGGAAGACTGACCCgctcagagaggagcaggtcAGGGAGCTGCAGGGTCAGCTGGAGACGCTCAGAGCCAAGATGCACCGGATGGAGACGTTAGAGAAGTCCTTCAGTGAAACTAAGAGGCAGCTAGAg gcacagaaaacacagcagcaagagGAGCTTTTGAAAAAACAGTTAGACGAAGCCTTGCAAGAG CAAAAGAAAGTAATAGGTGAACTTGCCCTCTCTCGGCAAGGCTTTGAAGAGATTCTCTTGgccaaaaacaaagagctggAAGTGACAAAG gaggagaaagaaaaggcgaGAGCCCAAAAGGAGGAAGTAGTAACTCAAGTGACTGAAGTTCTGGAGAACGAGCTTCAGTGCATCATCTGCTCCGAGCTCTTCATTGAG GCAGTCATCCTGAACTGTGCTCACAGCTTCTGCTGTCACTGCATCAAGCAGTGGCGCAAAAAGAAAGACGAGTGTCCCATCTGCCGACAGGCCATCCAGTCCCAGACCCGCTGTCTGGCCCTGGACAACTGCATCAACAGCATGGTGGAAAACTTGAGCCTGGACATGAAGGCGAGGCGGCAGACACTCATCACGGAGAGGAAAGGTGAGAG CAGCTGA
- the rnf8 gene encoding E3 ubiquitin-protein ligase rnf8 isoform X2 → METVTTDSSAAEEDESSDSEVLCLMRVGRNSDWLRLTENTEITIGRGVDVTYQLLSPSCPLMISRLHCTFKQREGGQWTVLDRKSLNGVWVNGNRIPAEEAHQLRLGDSIQLGVPVIGTKVEFDYILVQRPLKDIKLYLAKGHREGAKAAHVPKKPKRKLAVEEVEPSTSKPKLYRCSSADKSFAKPCPLSPVKRQPRLSHTQPEDTGPSRLVQEVDLPSDGSSTPCDLDNLQMYSQNILMLREQVDDTQRQVASLGGEPRKTDPLREEQVRELQGQLETLRAKMHRMETLEKSFSETKRQLEAQKTQQQEELLKKQLDEALQEQKKVIGELALSRQGFEEILLAKNKELEVTKEEKEKARAQKEEVVTQVTEVLENELQCIICSELFIEAVILNCAHSFCCHCIKQWRKKKDECPICRQAIQSQTRCLALDNCINSMVENLSLDMKARRQTLITERKADSAQVMVIHDDDSSSSSDSDGSMVSIDSSLSSVVSVDTDSSIHLDSSPPYSGYSDESVDEFED, encoded by the exons ATGGAAACTGTAACGACAGATTCTTCTGCGGCTGAGGAGGATGAAAGCTCAGACTCAGAGGTTTTATGTTTGATGAGAGTCGGAAGAAATTCAGACTGGCTTCGCCTGACCGAAAACACAGAG ATCACCATTGGACGTGGTGTGGATGTCACCTACCAGCTGTTGTCTCCAAGTTGTCCTCTGATGATCTCCAGACTGCACTGTACTTTCAAGCAAAGGGAAGGTGGCCAGTGGACAGTGTTAGACAGGAAG agtCTCAACGGTGTGTGGGTGAATGGAAACCGCATACCTGCTGAAGAAGCCCATCAGCTGAGGCTCGGAGACTCCATACAGCTTGGGGTTCCTGTAATTGGAACCAAAGTGGAGTTTGACTACATCCTCGTCCAGCGGCCCCTCAAAGACATTAAACTCTACCTGGCAAAGGGACATAGAGAGGGTGCTAAAGCAGCCCATGTTCCCAAGAAGCCCAAGAGGAAGTTGGCCGTGGAAGAAGTTGAGCCGTCTACCTCAAAGCCCAAGCTCTACCGCTGCTCTTCTGCAGACAAGTCATTTGCAAAGCCCTGCCCTCTGTCACCAGTGAAACGCCAGCCGAGGCTCAGTCACACCCAGCCAGAGGACACTGGACCCAGCAGACTGGTCCAGGAAGTAGACCTGCCCTCAGATGGCTCCAGTACTCCATGTGACCTGGACAACTTGCAAAT GTACAGCCAGAACATCCTGATGCTGAGGGAGCAGGTGGACGACACCCAGAGGCAGGTAGCCTCGCTGGGGGGAGAGCCCCGGAAGACTGACCCgctcagagaggagcaggtcAGGGAGCTGCAGGGTCAGCTGGAGACGCTCAGAGCCAAGATGCACCGGATGGAGACGTTAGAGAAGTCCTTCAGTGAAACTAAGAGGCAGCTAGAg gcacagaaaacacagcagcaagagGAGCTTTTGAAAAAACAGTTAGACGAAGCCTTGCAAGAG CAAAAGAAAGTAATAGGTGAACTTGCCCTCTCTCGGCAAGGCTTTGAAGAGATTCTCTTGgccaaaaacaaagagctggAAGTGACAAAG gaggagaaagaaaaggcgaGAGCCCAAAAGGAGGAAGTAGTAACTCAAGTGACTGAAGTTCTGGAGAACGAGCTTCAGTGCATCATCTGCTCCGAGCTCTTCATTGAG GCAGTCATCCTGAACTGTGCTCACAGCTTCTGCTGTCACTGCATCAAGCAGTGGCGCAAAAAGAAAGACGAGTGTCCCATCTGCCGACAGGCCATCCAGTCCCAGACCCGCTGTCTGGCCCTGGACAACTGCATCAACAGCATGGTGGAAAACTTGAGCCTGGACATGAAGGCGAGGCGGCAGACACTCATCACGGAGAGGAAAG CTGACTCTGCTCAGGTGATGGTGATCCATGACGACgacagcagcagtagcagcgaCAGCGACGGCAGCATGGTGTCCATAGACAGTAGCCTCAgctctgtggtctctgtggaCACAGACAGTAGCATCCACCTGGACTCCAGTCCGCCCTACAGTGGTTACTCTGATGAAAGTGTTGATGAGTTTGAGGATTAG
- the rnf8 gene encoding E3 ubiquitin-protein ligase rnf8 isoform X1, protein METVTTDSSAAEEDESSDSEVLCLMRVGRNSDWLRLTENTEITIGRGVDVTYQLLSPSCPLMISRLHCTFKQREGGQWTVLDRKSLNGVWVNGNRIPAEEAHQLRLGDSIQLGVPVIGTKVEFDYILVQRPLKDIKLYLAKGHREGAKAAHVPKKPKRKLAVEEVEPSTSKPKLYRCSSADKSFAKPCPLSPVKRQPRLSHTQPEDTGPSRLVQEVDLPSDGSSTPCDLDNLQMYSQNILMLREQVDDTQRQVASLGGEPRKTDPLREEQVRELQGQLETLRAKMHRMETLEKSFSETKRQLEAQKTQQQEELLKKQLDEALQEQKKVIGELALSRQGFEEILLAKNKELEVTKEEKEKARAQKEEVVTQVTEVLENELQCIICSELFIEAVILNCAHSFCCHCIKQWRKKKDECPICRQAIQSQTRCLALDNCINSMVENLSLDMKARRQTLITERKAADSAQVMVIHDDDSSSSSDSDGSMVSIDSSLSSVVSVDTDSSIHLDSSPPYSGYSDESVDEFED, encoded by the exons ATGGAAACTGTAACGACAGATTCTTCTGCGGCTGAGGAGGATGAAAGCTCAGACTCAGAGGTTTTATGTTTGATGAGAGTCGGAAGAAATTCAGACTGGCTTCGCCTGACCGAAAACACAGAG ATCACCATTGGACGTGGTGTGGATGTCACCTACCAGCTGTTGTCTCCAAGTTGTCCTCTGATGATCTCCAGACTGCACTGTACTTTCAAGCAAAGGGAAGGTGGCCAGTGGACAGTGTTAGACAGGAAG agtCTCAACGGTGTGTGGGTGAATGGAAACCGCATACCTGCTGAAGAAGCCCATCAGCTGAGGCTCGGAGACTCCATACAGCTTGGGGTTCCTGTAATTGGAACCAAAGTGGAGTTTGACTACATCCTCGTCCAGCGGCCCCTCAAAGACATTAAACTCTACCTGGCAAAGGGACATAGAGAGGGTGCTAAAGCAGCCCATGTTCCCAAGAAGCCCAAGAGGAAGTTGGCCGTGGAAGAAGTTGAGCCGTCTACCTCAAAGCCCAAGCTCTACCGCTGCTCTTCTGCAGACAAGTCATTTGCAAAGCCCTGCCCTCTGTCACCAGTGAAACGCCAGCCGAGGCTCAGTCACACCCAGCCAGAGGACACTGGACCCAGCAGACTGGTCCAGGAAGTAGACCTGCCCTCAGATGGCTCCAGTACTCCATGTGACCTGGACAACTTGCAAAT GTACAGCCAGAACATCCTGATGCTGAGGGAGCAGGTGGACGACACCCAGAGGCAGGTAGCCTCGCTGGGGGGAGAGCCCCGGAAGACTGACCCgctcagagaggagcaggtcAGGGAGCTGCAGGGTCAGCTGGAGACGCTCAGAGCCAAGATGCACCGGATGGAGACGTTAGAGAAGTCCTTCAGTGAAACTAAGAGGCAGCTAGAg gcacagaaaacacagcagcaagagGAGCTTTTGAAAAAACAGTTAGACGAAGCCTTGCAAGAG CAAAAGAAAGTAATAGGTGAACTTGCCCTCTCTCGGCAAGGCTTTGAAGAGATTCTCTTGgccaaaaacaaagagctggAAGTGACAAAG gaggagaaagaaaaggcgaGAGCCCAAAAGGAGGAAGTAGTAACTCAAGTGACTGAAGTTCTGGAGAACGAGCTTCAGTGCATCATCTGCTCCGAGCTCTTCATTGAG GCAGTCATCCTGAACTGTGCTCACAGCTTCTGCTGTCACTGCATCAAGCAGTGGCGCAAAAAGAAAGACGAGTGTCCCATCTGCCGACAGGCCATCCAGTCCCAGACCCGCTGTCTGGCCCTGGACAACTGCATCAACAGCATGGTGGAAAACTTGAGCCTGGACATGAAGGCGAGGCGGCAGACACTCATCACGGAGAGGAAAG CAGCTGACTCTGCTCAGGTGATGGTGATCCATGACGACgacagcagcagtagcagcgaCAGCGACGGCAGCATGGTGTCCATAGACAGTAGCCTCAgctctgtggtctctgtggaCACAGACAGTAGCATCCACCTGGACTCCAGTCCGCCCTACAGTGGTTACTCTGATGAAAGTGTTGATGAGTTTGAGGATTAG